The DNA window CCGATCAAAGCCCCGTTCTAAAAAACGGGGCTTTTTCTTTGTTTTTCCCGGGCACTATGGCATGTCGGAACGAAACTTTCGGCTTGACAGAACCGTGCGATCAGGTGTATTGTACCTCGACCTGCAGGTGATTTTTTACCCAAAAAGCCCCTGAAAAGGGGCTTTTTTTACCTGCAAAAAAGCTCCGTACCTGACGGACAGCCAACTTCCGAGCATCCCATCCCGAACAATATCAAATGCCCGGACCCCCCAGCCGGGAGTTCACTGTTGCGGAGCCGATCAAGGAGTCAACTATGTGCCGTTTGAGTGCTATCACCTCGAGCGAGTATATCTCCCCCCTGGAGAATATCCACGCGCTCGAGACCATGAAAGAAGGCCATGACGGATCGGGCCTCGGGCTCATGCTCAAGGACATGGCAGGTCCCTTCGCCGATTTCAAAAAATATCCCACGTTGTCCGCGATCTGCTCGGGCAAGGGGCTTGCGATGCTCGAGGAGTACATGAAGGCCCAGGGCTTCACGGAGAAGTTTTCCTGGGAGCCGCCGATCAAGAACGTTGCCGGCGTCGAGCGGCGCGAGCACTATATCGCCAAGGTTTACGACTATCCGGCGGCTTACCGGGACAAGCCGAAAAAGGAGCAGGAGGACCTGCTCATGCATACGAGGCTGGCGCTCCGGCTGATGGGCGAGCCCGACGGGTCGCTCTTCGTGTTCTCCTTTTATCCCGATGTGCTGACCTTGAAGGAAGTGGGGGACCCGCTCCAGCTGGGCGAGTTCTTCGGCCTGGAGAAGTCGGGCCTCAAGTCCCGGATCGTTCTGGCCCAGGGCAGGCAGAACACGAACTATGCCATCTACCTCTACGCCTGCCACCCCTTCTTCATCCAGGGCTACGCCACGATGACGAACGGCGAGAACACGGCCTTCGTGCCGATCCGCGAGTTCCTGACGGGCCGCGGCAACCAGGGGTACATGGGCTACAACTCCGATTCCGAGGTCTTTACCCACATCATGCACTACACGAACCGGACCCTCGGGTATCCG is part of the Nitrospirota bacterium genome and encodes:
- a CDS encoding glutamate synthase, with translation MCRLSAITSSEYISPLENIHALETMKEGHDGSGLGLMLKDMAGPFADFKKYPTLSAICSGKGLAMLEEYMKAQGFTEKFSWEPPIKNVAGVERREHYIAKVYDYPAAYRDKPKKEQEDLLMHTRLALRLMGEPDGSLFVFSFYPDVLTLKEVGDPLQLGEFFGLEKSGLKSRIVLAQGRQNTNYAIYLYACHPFFIQGYATMTNGENTAFVPIREFLTGRGNQGYMGYNSDSEVFTHIMHYTNRTLGYPLHYYKDIITPMKDAEIEKRSDAGALRLLKKSLRPLCIDGPNCVIGFTPDGSLFMVQDSKKLRPGAVGGRSGKYALMSEVCGVDSAIPDRDKTKDIFPMKYDMVVIAPGAREVTVWNQLHG